One part of the Deltaproteobacteria bacterium genome encodes these proteins:
- a CDS encoding ABC transporter ATP-binding protein → MTSTIAIEAKNLSRAFGPIKAVDGVSFSLEYGKIFGFLGPNGAGKSTTIRLLCGILEPGGGTATVGGFDVNKDPEKVKTAIGYMSQRFSLYNDLTVEENLEFYGGIYELSENQLKKRMEEVLKITGLDQWCKRFAGELSGGWKQRLALANAILHKPRILFLDEPTAGIDPLSRRTLWELLYQLADQGIALFVTTHYMEEADRCNQIAVISQGKLLTIGSPTNLKNSLKGQLLEAECSPLMKASSVFSKLPGVLQITAYGTTLHLNMKTIEGAAEKIRQAAKENNIEVGSIQEISPSLEDVFSSLIDVNQHETH, encoded by the coding sequence ATGACATCCACCATTGCCATTGAAGCAAAAAATTTAAGTCGCGCTTTTGGTCCCATCAAAGCGGTCGACGGAGTCAGCTTTTCATTGGAATATGGAAAAATTTTCGGATTTTTGGGTCCCAACGGGGCAGGGAAAAGCACCACCATTCGCCTGCTCTGCGGCATTTTGGAACCCGGCGGCGGCACGGCCACCGTTGGAGGGTTTGACGTCAACAAAGATCCGGAAAAAGTAAAAACAGCCATCGGCTATATGTCGCAGAGATTCAGTCTCTACAATGATCTCACGGTGGAAGAAAATCTCGAATTTTACGGAGGCATTTACGAACTTTCAGAAAATCAGCTCAAAAAAAGAATGGAAGAAGTTTTGAAAATCACGGGACTGGATCAATGGTGCAAACGTTTTGCCGGCGAACTTTCCGGCGGATGGAAACAGCGATTGGCTTTGGCAAATGCCATTTTGCACAAACCGCGAATTCTTTTTCTGGATGAACCCACGGCGGGCATTGATCCCCTCTCCCGCAGAACCTTGTGGGAACTGCTTTACCAGCTCGCCGATCAGGGTATCGCGCTCTTTGTCACCACACATTATATGGAAGAGGCGGATCGCTGTAACCAGATTGCCGTCATCAGTCAGGGAAAACTGCTGACGATTGGAAGTCCAACCAATCTCAAAAATTCACTCAAGGGCCAACTTCTCGAAGCGGAATGTTCCCCGCTCATGAAGGCTTCCAGCGTTTTCAGTAAACTCCCCGGAGTTCTGCAAATCACGGCTTATGGAACGACACTTCATCTGAACATGAAAACTATTGAAGGTGCCGCGGAAAAAATTCGGCAGGCGGCCAAAGAAAATAACATTGAAGTGGGATCGATTCAGGAGATTTCCCCTTCTCTGGAAGACGTTTTTTCATCGCTCATCGACGTCAATCAACATGAAACGCATTAG